From Zingiber officinale cultivar Zhangliang chromosome 5B, Zo_v1.1, whole genome shotgun sequence, the proteins below share one genomic window:
- the LOC121986389 gene encoding protein TPX2-like isoform X2 yields the protein MDDEMEEVVPEAEVFDRFEVDLDYEFDAPKFFDLGREETLAEARKVELWFESARSYPPSPLISKLIFEKDIQIANIITTSNLEDLEIKILHTEAFVAEVTMVSDTDRGCTYHSYEAQGVSEVDHKPACKKPLSKRSTLMKPTASQLAKQNRPGEVKPMRQFRNQLECRKEKGSIDVNDYTDQAAKRQRLETGHCYKVIGSKHQVDLFHKGSEKHHFLDTKRSGLADTSNRVPRLKLTIPREPELKTARRALSLRTQQQKPDDSKCRVEGMPPSFSTFKALPLNRKILEAPSLPLPQKTTPSLPKFKEFNFRTHDRALAHNTSASSMNSDSHNPTVTGGATSSIQIQPHENVEGKHIPVRFKAQALNPKILASKGVIGVYRCAKRESTKPKEFNLSTAKRFQQSPLTELFNELSMTCEAQQSNIHHKVRLRNGLAVEDSKENLIQIGQQ from the exons ATGGACGACGAGATGGAGGAGGTCGTCCCCGAGGCGGAGGTTTTCGACCGCTTCGAGGTCGATCTCGATTACGAGTTCGACGCGCCCAAGTTTTTCGACCTCGGCAGGGAGGAGACGCTGGCGGAGGCACGCAAGGTGGAGCTCTGGTTTGAATCCGCCAGGAGCTACCCTCCATCTC CTCTGATATCAAAGTTAATTTTTGAGAAAGATATACAAATAGCAAATATTATTACCACTTCTAATCTTGAAGACCTGGAAATCAAAATCCTCCATACGGAAGCTTTTGTGGCTGAGGTGACTATGGTTTCGGACACTGATAGAG GATGTACATACCACAGTTATGAGGCGCAAGGTGTATCGGAAGTTGATCATAAACCTGCCTGTAAGAAGCCTTTGTCAAAAAGATCAACTTTGATGAAGCCCACTGCTAGTCAGTTGGCCAAACAAAATCGGCCTGGTGAAGTGAAGCCGATGAGACA ATTCCGTAATCAATTAGAATGTAGAAAGGAAAAGGGTTCCATAGATGTGAATGATTATACTGATCAAGCAGCTAAAAGGCAGCGACTGGAGACGGGCCATTGTTACAAG GTAATTGGTTCAAAGCATCAAGTTGACTTGTTCCACAAGGGCTCAGAAAAG CACCATTTTCTAGACACCAAAAGAAGTGGGCTTGCTGATACCAGCAACCGGGTTCCAAGATTGAAGCTTACAATACCAAGGGAACCTGAATTGAAAACTGCGAGAAGGGCTCTTAGTTTAAGAACTCAGCAACAAAA GCCAGATGATTCTAAATGCCGTGTAGAAGGGATGCCACCATCTTTTTCTACCTTCAAAGCACTCCCTTTGAACAGAAAA ATTCTTGAGGCTCCATCTCTGCCACTTCCTCAAAAGACTACTCCCAGTTTGCCAAAATTTAAA GAATTCAATTTTAGAACTCATGACAGGGCTCTAGCACACAACACATCTGCTTCCTCAATG AATTCAGATAGTCATAATCCCACTGTTACAGGAGGTGCTACTAGTTCAATACAAATTCAACCACACGA GAATGTTGAAGGAAAACACATCCCAGTAAGATTCAAAGCTCAAGCCTTAAATCCAAAG aTTCTTGCAAGTAAAGGAGTTATTGGTGTATATCGATGTGCTAAACGAGAATCAACTAAACCCAAG GAATTCAATCTTTCAACAGCTAAAAGGTTCCAGCAATCGCCACTAACGGAGCTATTCAATGAG CTATCTATGACTTGTGAAGCTCAACAGTCTAATATACATCACAAAGTTCGCCTTCGAAATGGTCTAGCTGTTGAG GACTCGAAAGAAAACCTGATCCAAATTGGACAACAATAA
- the LOC121986389 gene encoding protein TPX2-like isoform X1 — protein MDDEMEEVVPEAEVFDRFEVDLDYEFDAPKFFDLGREETLAEARKVELWFESARSYPPSPLISKLIFEKDIQIANIITTSNLEDLEIKILHTEAFVAEVTMVSDTDRGCTYHSYEAQGVSEVDHKPACKKPLSKRSTLMKPTASQLAKQNRPGEVKPMRQFRNQLECRKEKGSIDVNDYTDQAAKRQRLETGHCYKVIGSKHQVDLFHKGSEKHHFLDTKRSGLADTSNRVPRLKLTIPREPELKTARRALSLRTQQQKPDDSKCRVEGMPPSFSTFKALPLNRKILEAPSLPLPQKTTPSLPKFKEFNFRTHDRALAHNTSASSMNSDSHNPTVTGGATSSIQIQPHENVEGKHIPVRFKAQALNPKILASKGVIGVYRCAKRESTKPKEFNLSTAKRFQQSPLTELFNELSMTCEAQQSNIHHKVRLRNGLAVEVLIDLTFLFELNIFPSSFAN, from the exons ATGGACGACGAGATGGAGGAGGTCGTCCCCGAGGCGGAGGTTTTCGACCGCTTCGAGGTCGATCTCGATTACGAGTTCGACGCGCCCAAGTTTTTCGACCTCGGCAGGGAGGAGACGCTGGCGGAGGCACGCAAGGTGGAGCTCTGGTTTGAATCCGCCAGGAGCTACCCTCCATCTC CTCTGATATCAAAGTTAATTTTTGAGAAAGATATACAAATAGCAAATATTATTACCACTTCTAATCTTGAAGACCTGGAAATCAAAATCCTCCATACGGAAGCTTTTGTGGCTGAGGTGACTATGGTTTCGGACACTGATAGAG GATGTACATACCACAGTTATGAGGCGCAAGGTGTATCGGAAGTTGATCATAAACCTGCCTGTAAGAAGCCTTTGTCAAAAAGATCAACTTTGATGAAGCCCACTGCTAGTCAGTTGGCCAAACAAAATCGGCCTGGTGAAGTGAAGCCGATGAGACA ATTCCGTAATCAATTAGAATGTAGAAAGGAAAAGGGTTCCATAGATGTGAATGATTATACTGATCAAGCAGCTAAAAGGCAGCGACTGGAGACGGGCCATTGTTACAAG GTAATTGGTTCAAAGCATCAAGTTGACTTGTTCCACAAGGGCTCAGAAAAG CACCATTTTCTAGACACCAAAAGAAGTGGGCTTGCTGATACCAGCAACCGGGTTCCAAGATTGAAGCTTACAATACCAAGGGAACCTGAATTGAAAACTGCGAGAAGGGCTCTTAGTTTAAGAACTCAGCAACAAAA GCCAGATGATTCTAAATGCCGTGTAGAAGGGATGCCACCATCTTTTTCTACCTTCAAAGCACTCCCTTTGAACAGAAAA ATTCTTGAGGCTCCATCTCTGCCACTTCCTCAAAAGACTACTCCCAGTTTGCCAAAATTTAAA GAATTCAATTTTAGAACTCATGACAGGGCTCTAGCACACAACACATCTGCTTCCTCAATG AATTCAGATAGTCATAATCCCACTGTTACAGGAGGTGCTACTAGTTCAATACAAATTCAACCACACGA GAATGTTGAAGGAAAACACATCCCAGTAAGATTCAAAGCTCAAGCCTTAAATCCAAAG aTTCTTGCAAGTAAAGGAGTTATTGGTGTATATCGATGTGCTAAACGAGAATCAACTAAACCCAAG GAATTCAATCTTTCAACAGCTAAAAGGTTCCAGCAATCGCCACTAACGGAGCTATTCAATGAG CTATCTATGACTTGTGAAGCTCAACAGTCTAATATACATCACAAAGTTCGCCTTCGAAATGGTCTAGCTGTTGAGGTTTTGATTGATTTAACATTTCTCTTTGAACTCAATATATTTCCTTCCAGTTTTGCAAATTAA
- the LOC121986389 gene encoding protein TPX2-like isoform X3, producing MDDEMEEVVPEAEVFDRFEVDLDYEFDAPKFFDLGREETLAEARKVELWFESARSYPPSPLISKLIFEKDIQIANIITTSNLEDLEIKILHTEAFVAEVTMVSDTDRGCTYHSYEAQGVSEVDHKPACKKPLSKRSTLMKPTASQLAKQNRPGEVKPMRQFRNQLECRKEKGSIDVNDYTDQAAKRQRLETGHCYKVIGSKHQVDLFHKGSEKHHFLDTKRSGLADTSNRVPRLKLTIPREPELKTARRALSLRTQQQKPDDSKCRVEGMPPSFSTFKALPLNRKILEAPSLPLPQKTTPSLPKFKEFNFRTHDRALAHNTSASSMNSDSHNPTVTGGATSSIQIQPHENVEGKHIPVRFKAQALNPKILASKGVIGVYRCAKRESTKPKEFNLSTAKRFQQSPLTELFNELSMTCEAQQSNIHHKVRLRNGLAVEKT from the exons ATGGACGACGAGATGGAGGAGGTCGTCCCCGAGGCGGAGGTTTTCGACCGCTTCGAGGTCGATCTCGATTACGAGTTCGACGCGCCCAAGTTTTTCGACCTCGGCAGGGAGGAGACGCTGGCGGAGGCACGCAAGGTGGAGCTCTGGTTTGAATCCGCCAGGAGCTACCCTCCATCTC CTCTGATATCAAAGTTAATTTTTGAGAAAGATATACAAATAGCAAATATTATTACCACTTCTAATCTTGAAGACCTGGAAATCAAAATCCTCCATACGGAAGCTTTTGTGGCTGAGGTGACTATGGTTTCGGACACTGATAGAG GATGTACATACCACAGTTATGAGGCGCAAGGTGTATCGGAAGTTGATCATAAACCTGCCTGTAAGAAGCCTTTGTCAAAAAGATCAACTTTGATGAAGCCCACTGCTAGTCAGTTGGCCAAACAAAATCGGCCTGGTGAAGTGAAGCCGATGAGACA ATTCCGTAATCAATTAGAATGTAGAAAGGAAAAGGGTTCCATAGATGTGAATGATTATACTGATCAAGCAGCTAAAAGGCAGCGACTGGAGACGGGCCATTGTTACAAG GTAATTGGTTCAAAGCATCAAGTTGACTTGTTCCACAAGGGCTCAGAAAAG CACCATTTTCTAGACACCAAAAGAAGTGGGCTTGCTGATACCAGCAACCGGGTTCCAAGATTGAAGCTTACAATACCAAGGGAACCTGAATTGAAAACTGCGAGAAGGGCTCTTAGTTTAAGAACTCAGCAACAAAA GCCAGATGATTCTAAATGCCGTGTAGAAGGGATGCCACCATCTTTTTCTACCTTCAAAGCACTCCCTTTGAACAGAAAA ATTCTTGAGGCTCCATCTCTGCCACTTCCTCAAAAGACTACTCCCAGTTTGCCAAAATTTAAA GAATTCAATTTTAGAACTCATGACAGGGCTCTAGCACACAACACATCTGCTTCCTCAATG AATTCAGATAGTCATAATCCCACTGTTACAGGAGGTGCTACTAGTTCAATACAAATTCAACCACACGA GAATGTTGAAGGAAAACACATCCCAGTAAGATTCAAAGCTCAAGCCTTAAATCCAAAG aTTCTTGCAAGTAAAGGAGTTATTGGTGTATATCGATGTGCTAAACGAGAATCAACTAAACCCAAG GAATTCAATCTTTCAACAGCTAAAAGGTTCCAGCAATCGCCACTAACGGAGCTATTCAATGAG CTATCTATGACTTGTGAAGCTCAACAGTCTAATATACATCACAAAGTTCGCCTTCGAAATGGTCTAGCTGTTGAG AAAACCTGA